From Pan troglodytes isolate AG18354 chromosome 9, NHGRI_mPanTro3-v2.0_pri, whole genome shotgun sequence, the proteins below share one genomic window:
- the CASP5 gene encoding caspase-5 isoform X3, giving the protein MAEDNHKKKNTVKMLEYLGKDVLHGVFNYLAKHDVLTLKEEEKKKYYDAKIEDKALILVDSLRKNRVAHQMFTQTLLNMDQKITSVKPLLQIEAGPPESAESTNILKLCPREEFLRLCKKNHDEIYPIKKREDRRRLALIICNTKFDHLPARNGAHFDILGMKRLLQGLGYTVIDEKNLTARDMESALRAFAARPEHKSSDSTFLVLMSHGILEGICGTAHKKKKPDVLLYDTIFQIFNNRNCLSLKDKPKVIIVQACRGEKLGELWVRDSPASLAVISSQSSENLEADSVCKIHEEKDFIAFCSSTPHNVSWRDCTRGSIFITELITCFQKYSCCCHLMEIFRKVQKSFEVPQAKAQMPTIERATLTRDFYLFPGN; this is encoded by the exons AagacaaccacaaaaaaaaaaacacagttaaGATGTTGGAATACCTGGGCAAAGATGTTCTTCATGGTGTTTTTAATTATCTGGCAAAACACGATGTTCTGACattgaaggaagaggaaaagaaaaaatattatgatGCCAAAATTGAAGACAAGGCCCTGATCTTGGTAGACTCTTTGCGAAAGAATCGCGTGGCTCATCAAATGTTTACCCAAACACTTCTCAATATGGACCAAAAGATCACCAGTGTAAAAC CTCTTCTGCAAATCGAGGCTGGACCACCTGAGTCAGCAGAATCTACAAATATACTCAAACTTTGTCCTCGTGAAGAATTCCTGAGACTgtgtaaaaaaaatcatgatGAG ATCTAtccaataaaaaagagagaggaccGCAGACGCCTGGCTCTCATCATATGCAATACAAAGTTTGATCACCTGCCTGCAAGGAATGGGGCTCACTTTGACATCCTGGGGATGAAAAGGCTGCTTCAAGGCCTGGGCTACACTGTGATTGACGAAAAGAATCTCACAGCCAGG GATATGGAGTCAGCGCTGAGGGCATTTGCTGCCAGACCAGAGCACAAGTCCTCTGACAGCACGTTCTTGGTACTCATGTCTCATGGCATCCTAGAGGGAATCTGTGGAACTgcgcataaaaagaaaaaaccggATGTGCTGCTTTATGACACTATCTTCCAGATATTCAACAACCGCAACTGCCTCAGTCTAAAGGACAAACCCAAGGTCATCATTGTCCAGGCCTGCAGAGGTG aaaaacttGGGGAACTCTGGGTCAGAGACTCTCCAGCATCCTTGGCAGTCAtctcttcacagtcatctgagaACCTGGAGGCAGATTCTGTTTGCAAGATCCACGAGGAGAAGGACTTCATTGCTTTCTGTTCTTCAACACCAC ATAACGTGTCCTGGAGAGACTGCACAAGGGGCTCCATCTTCATTACGGAACTCATCACATGCTTCCAGAAATATTCTTGCTGCTGCCACCTAATGGAAATATTTCGGAAG gtaCAGAAATCATTTGAAGTTCCACAGGCTAAAGCCCAGATGCCCACCATAGAACGAGCAACCTTGACAAGAGATTTCTACCTCTTTCCTGGCAATTGA
- the CASP5 gene encoding caspase-5 isoform X1 has product MAEDSGKKKRRKNFEAMFKGILQSGLDNLVINHMLKNNVAGQTSIQTLVPNTDQKSTSVKKDNHKKKNTVKMLEYLGKDVLHGVFNYLAKHDVLTLKEEEKKKYYDAKIEDKALILVDSLRKNRVAHQMFTQTLLNMDQKITSVKPLLQIEAGPPESAESTNILKLCPREEFLRLCKKNHDEIYPIKKREDRRRLALIICNTKFDHLPARNGAHFDILGMKRLLQGLGYTVIDEKNLTARDMESALRAFAARPEHKSSDSTFLVLMSHGILEGICGTAHKKKKPDVLLYDTIFQIFNNRNCLSLKDKPKVIIVQACRGEKLGELWVRDSPASLAVISSQSSENLEADSVCKIHEEKDFIAFCSSTPHNVSWRDCTRGSIFITELITCFQKYSCCCHLMEIFRKVQKSFEVPQAKAQMPTIERATLTRDFYLFPGN; this is encoded by the exons AAGACAGCGGCAAAAAAAAAAGGCGTAAGAATTTTGAAGCTATGTTCAAAGGTATCCTTCAGAGTGGATTGGATAACTTGGTGATAAACCACATGCTAAAGAACAACGTGGCTGGACAAACATCTATCCAGACCCTAGTACCTAATACGGATCAAAAGTCGACCAGTGTAAAAA AagacaaccacaaaaaaaaaaacacagttaaGATGTTGGAATACCTGGGCAAAGATGTTCTTCATGGTGTTTTTAATTATCTGGCAAAACACGATGTTCTGACattgaaggaagaggaaaagaaaaaatattatgatGCCAAAATTGAAGACAAGGCCCTGATCTTGGTAGACTCTTTGCGAAAGAATCGCGTGGCTCATCAAATGTTTACCCAAACACTTCTCAATATGGACCAAAAGATCACCAGTGTAAAAC CTCTTCTGCAAATCGAGGCTGGACCACCTGAGTCAGCAGAATCTACAAATATACTCAAACTTTGTCCTCGTGAAGAATTCCTGAGACTgtgtaaaaaaaatcatgatGAG ATCTAtccaataaaaaagagagaggaccGCAGACGCCTGGCTCTCATCATATGCAATACAAAGTTTGATCACCTGCCTGCAAGGAATGGGGCTCACTTTGACATCCTGGGGATGAAAAGGCTGCTTCAAGGCCTGGGCTACACTGTGATTGACGAAAAGAATCTCACAGCCAGG GATATGGAGTCAGCGCTGAGGGCATTTGCTGCCAGACCAGAGCACAAGTCCTCTGACAGCACGTTCTTGGTACTCATGTCTCATGGCATCCTAGAGGGAATCTGTGGAACTgcgcataaaaagaaaaaaccggATGTGCTGCTTTATGACACTATCTTCCAGATATTCAACAACCGCAACTGCCTCAGTCTAAAGGACAAACCCAAGGTCATCATTGTCCAGGCCTGCAGAGGTG aaaaacttGGGGAACTCTGGGTCAGAGACTCTCCAGCATCCTTGGCAGTCAtctcttcacagtcatctgagaACCTGGAGGCAGATTCTGTTTGCAAGATCCACGAGGAGAAGGACTTCATTGCTTTCTGTTCTTCAACACCAC ATAACGTGTCCTGGAGAGACTGCACAAGGGGCTCCATCTTCATTACGGAACTCATCACATGCTTCCAGAAATATTCTTGCTGCTGCCACCTAATGGAAATATTTCGGAAG gtaCAGAAATCATTTGAAGTTCCACAGGCTAAAGCCCAGATGCCCACCATAGAACGAGCAACCTTGACAAGAGATTTCTACCTCTTTCCTGGCAATTGA
- the CASP5 gene encoding caspase-5 isoform X2: MFKGILQSGLDNLVINHMLKNNVAGQTSIQTLVPNTDQKSTSVKKDNHKKKNTVKMLEYLGKDVLHGVFNYLAKHDVLTLKEEEKKKYYDAKIEDKALILVDSLRKNRVAHQMFTQTLLNMDQKITSVKPLLQIEAGPPESAESTNILKLCPREEFLRLCKKNHDEIYPIKKREDRRRLALIICNTKFDHLPARNGAHFDILGMKRLLQGLGYTVIDEKNLTARDMESALRAFAARPEHKSSDSTFLVLMSHGILEGICGTAHKKKKPDVLLYDTIFQIFNNRNCLSLKDKPKVIIVQACRGEKLGELWVRDSPASLAVISSQSSENLEADSVCKIHEEKDFIAFCSSTPHNVSWRDCTRGSIFITELITCFQKYSCCCHLMEIFRKVQKSFEVPQAKAQMPTIERATLTRDFYLFPGN, encoded by the exons ATGTTCAAAGGTATCCTTCAGAGTGGATTGGATAACTTGGTGATAAACCACATGCTAAAGAACAACGTGGCTGGACAAACATCTATCCAGACCCTAGTACCTAATACGGATCAAAAGTCGACCAGTGTAAAAA AagacaaccacaaaaaaaaaaacacagttaaGATGTTGGAATACCTGGGCAAAGATGTTCTTCATGGTGTTTTTAATTATCTGGCAAAACACGATGTTCTGACattgaaggaagaggaaaagaaaaaatattatgatGCCAAAATTGAAGACAAGGCCCTGATCTTGGTAGACTCTTTGCGAAAGAATCGCGTGGCTCATCAAATGTTTACCCAAACACTTCTCAATATGGACCAAAAGATCACCAGTGTAAAAC CTCTTCTGCAAATCGAGGCTGGACCACCTGAGTCAGCAGAATCTACAAATATACTCAAACTTTGTCCTCGTGAAGAATTCCTGAGACTgtgtaaaaaaaatcatgatGAG ATCTAtccaataaaaaagagagaggaccGCAGACGCCTGGCTCTCATCATATGCAATACAAAGTTTGATCACCTGCCTGCAAGGAATGGGGCTCACTTTGACATCCTGGGGATGAAAAGGCTGCTTCAAGGCCTGGGCTACACTGTGATTGACGAAAAGAATCTCACAGCCAGG GATATGGAGTCAGCGCTGAGGGCATTTGCTGCCAGACCAGAGCACAAGTCCTCTGACAGCACGTTCTTGGTACTCATGTCTCATGGCATCCTAGAGGGAATCTGTGGAACTgcgcataaaaagaaaaaaccggATGTGCTGCTTTATGACACTATCTTCCAGATATTCAACAACCGCAACTGCCTCAGTCTAAAGGACAAACCCAAGGTCATCATTGTCCAGGCCTGCAGAGGTG aaaaacttGGGGAACTCTGGGTCAGAGACTCTCCAGCATCCTTGGCAGTCAtctcttcacagtcatctgagaACCTGGAGGCAGATTCTGTTTGCAAGATCCACGAGGAGAAGGACTTCATTGCTTTCTGTTCTTCAACACCAC ATAACGTGTCCTGGAGAGACTGCACAAGGGGCTCCATCTTCATTACGGAACTCATCACATGCTTCCAGAAATATTCTTGCTGCTGCCACCTAATGGAAATATTTCGGAAG gtaCAGAAATCATTTGAAGTTCCACAGGCTAAAGCCCAGATGCCCACCATAGAACGAGCAACCTTGACAAGAGATTTCTACCTCTTTCCTGGCAATTGA
- the CASP5 gene encoding caspase-5 isoform X4 — protein MADNHKKKNTVKMLEYLGKDVLHGVFNYLAKHDVLTLKEEEKKKYYDAKIEDKALILVDSLRKNRVAHQMFTQTLLNMDQKITSVKPLLQIEAGPPESAESTNILKLCPREEFLRLCKKNHDEIYPIKKREDRRRLALIICNTKFDHLPARNGAHFDILGMKRLLQGLGYTVIDEKNLTARDMESALRAFAARPEHKSSDSTFLVLMSHGILEGICGTAHKKKKPDVLLYDTIFQIFNNRNCLSLKDKPKVIIVQACRGEKLGELWVRDSPASLAVISSQSSENLEADSVCKIHEEKDFIAFCSSTPHNVSWRDCTRGSIFITELITCFQKYSCCCHLMEIFRKVQKSFEVPQAKAQMPTIERATLTRDFYLFPGN, from the exons acaaccacaaaaaaaaaaacacagttaaGATGTTGGAATACCTGGGCAAAGATGTTCTTCATGGTGTTTTTAATTATCTGGCAAAACACGATGTTCTGACattgaaggaagaggaaaagaaaaaatattatgatGCCAAAATTGAAGACAAGGCCCTGATCTTGGTAGACTCTTTGCGAAAGAATCGCGTGGCTCATCAAATGTTTACCCAAACACTTCTCAATATGGACCAAAAGATCACCAGTGTAAAAC CTCTTCTGCAAATCGAGGCTGGACCACCTGAGTCAGCAGAATCTACAAATATACTCAAACTTTGTCCTCGTGAAGAATTCCTGAGACTgtgtaaaaaaaatcatgatGAG ATCTAtccaataaaaaagagagaggaccGCAGACGCCTGGCTCTCATCATATGCAATACAAAGTTTGATCACCTGCCTGCAAGGAATGGGGCTCACTTTGACATCCTGGGGATGAAAAGGCTGCTTCAAGGCCTGGGCTACACTGTGATTGACGAAAAGAATCTCACAGCCAGG GATATGGAGTCAGCGCTGAGGGCATTTGCTGCCAGACCAGAGCACAAGTCCTCTGACAGCACGTTCTTGGTACTCATGTCTCATGGCATCCTAGAGGGAATCTGTGGAACTgcgcataaaaagaaaaaaccggATGTGCTGCTTTATGACACTATCTTCCAGATATTCAACAACCGCAACTGCCTCAGTCTAAAGGACAAACCCAAGGTCATCATTGTCCAGGCCTGCAGAGGTG aaaaacttGGGGAACTCTGGGTCAGAGACTCTCCAGCATCCTTGGCAGTCAtctcttcacagtcatctgagaACCTGGAGGCAGATTCTGTTTGCAAGATCCACGAGGAGAAGGACTTCATTGCTTTCTGTTCTTCAACACCAC ATAACGTGTCCTGGAGAGACTGCACAAGGGGCTCCATCTTCATTACGGAACTCATCACATGCTTCCAGAAATATTCTTGCTGCTGCCACCTAATGGAAATATTTCGGAAG gtaCAGAAATCATTTGAAGTTCCACAGGCTAAAGCCCAGATGCCCACCATAGAACGAGCAACCTTGACAAGAGATTTCTACCTCTTTCCTGGCAATTGA